The proteins below come from a single Dethiosulfovibrio peptidovorans genomic window:
- a CDS encoding RNA polymerase subunit sigma has protein sequence MKKQGTSVMNCVNLLREAQSVAVLSGAGVSTSAGIPDFRGPNGIYRRQYDVDPERIFDIDFFLEAPSFFYRFHREFLTALEKITPTYTHRFLAALERDGKLKGIVTQNIDALHQQAGSQSVLEIHGGVWSSRCISCGQSYDYKTSYKMTMAEEVPHCCGCGGVIKPNIVFFGEAVMHLNECQSLMHKADLLLVLGSSLTVAPAAILPSLCKGSIIVVNKGYVSPAYLAPDRIDIRIDGDLDEFFQELNTELQLGIQ, from the coding sequence ATGAAAAAGCAAGGTACCTCGGTCATGAACTGTGTCAACTTGCTGAGGGAAGCCCAATCGGTGGCGGTCCTCAGCGGAGCTGGTGTCTCTACCAGCGCAGGGATCCCGGACTTTCGAGGTCCCAACGGAATTTATAGGCGTCAGTACGACGTCGATCCGGAGCGAATTTTTGACATCGATTTTTTTCTTGAGGCCCCGAGTTTTTTCTATCGGTTCCATCGAGAGTTTCTGACGGCCCTGGAAAAAATCACCCCGACCTACACCCATCGTTTTCTGGCAGCTCTGGAGCGAGACGGGAAACTCAAAGGCATCGTCACCCAGAATATCGACGCCCTCCATCAACAGGCGGGCTCACAGTCGGTCTTGGAGATCCATGGCGGCGTCTGGAGCAGCAGGTGCATCTCGTGTGGACAATCCTACGACTATAAAACCTCTTACAAGATGACCATGGCCGAGGAGGTGCCTCACTGCTGCGGGTGTGGCGGAGTCATCAAACCGAACATCGTGTTTTTCGGAGAGGCGGTCATGCATCTGAACGAATGCCAGTCTCTGATGCACAAGGCCGATCTTCTGCTCGTTCTGGGATCGTCCCTGACGGTCGCACCAGCGGCCATCCTCCCATCTCTGTGCAAAGGAAGTATAATAGTGGTCAACAAGGGGTACGTCTCCCCTGCGTATCTTGCCCCTGATCGAATCGATATCCGAATCGACGGTGATCTGGACGAATTTTTCCAGGAACTCAACACGGAGCTTCAATTGGGGATACAATAG